A region from the Gymnogyps californianus isolate 813 chromosome 14, ASM1813914v2, whole genome shotgun sequence genome encodes:
- the TXNDC15 gene encoding thioredoxin domain-containing protein 15, with product MWRLLLALAWLGRVLPAGAVREQSAGGQPRSPGGGSAQGGGEPVRYRTAEMADAMLGSGLPAQQAVVLSVVPGEARDGQASAVDKGACDATAGGDACGGGSSPAAPLGQAGSQGREQAVLETVLPAPAEESNSSDSTKAPKVNCEERNTTGVDRFTLQILNVSQDLMEFLNPNSSDCTLVLFYTPWCRFSASLAPHFNSLPRAFPTLRFLALDASQHSSLSTRFGTVAVPNILLFQGAKPMARFNHTDRTLETLKDFIFNQTGIEARSDVAVTEEDWEGPLPSVLTKGIDWLLLFSLLFLASFVMYATVRTESIRWLIPGQEHEHQE from the exons ATGTggcggctgctgctggcgcTGGCCTGGCTCGGTAGGGTCCTTCCTGCAG GGGCGGTGAGGGAGCAGAGCGCCGgcgggcagccccgctcccccgggggCGGCTCCGCGCAGGGCGGCGGCGAGCCGGTGCGCTACCGGACTGCGGAGATGGCGGACGCGATGCTGGGCAGCGGGCTCCCCGCGCAGCAGGCCGTGGTGCTCTCGGTGGTGCCGGGGGAGGCGAGGGACGGCCAGGCGTCCGCCGTCGACAAGGGGGCTTGCGATGCGACGGCCGGAGGCGATGCGTGCGGCGGGGGAAGCAGCCCTGCGGCTCCCCTCGGGCAGGCGGGCAGCCAGGGCCGGGAGCAGGCCGTGCTGGAGACGGTGCTGCCCGCGCCCGCCGAGGAGTCGAATAGCAGCGACAGCACCAAAGCTCCCAAAGTGAACTGTGAGGAGAGGAACACTACTGGCGTCGACCGCTTCACGCTGCAGATCCTGAACGTCTCTCAG GACCTGATGGAGTTCCTAAACCCAAACAGCAGTGACTGTACGTTAGTCTTGTTCTACACGCCATGGTGCCGCTTTTCTGCCAGTCTGGCAcctcattttaattctttaccTCGAGCATTTCCAACTCTTCGCTTCCTGGCACTGGATGCATCTCAGCACAGCAG CTTATCAACTAGATTTGGAACTGTGGCTGTACCCAATATCCTCCTCTTCCAAGGTGCTAAACCTATGGCTAGATTTAATCATACAGACAGAACGCTGGAAACACTGaaagacttcatttttaatcaaacaG GTATAGAAGCCAGAAGCGATGTGGCCGTGACCGAGGAGGACTGGGAAGGCCCCCTGCCTAGCGTTCTGACAAAAGGCATAGACtggctgcttctgttttctttgctcttcctgGCTAGCTTTGTCATGTACGCTACCGTTCGCACGGAGAGCATTCGGTGGCTGATCCCGGGACAAGAGCACGAACATCAGGAATAA
- the C14H5orf24 gene encoding UPF0461 protein C5orf24 homolog isoform X2, which produces MMHPVASSNTAFCGTGKSSCLNEDNVRSADQFDLYATQQSKYSHAVSHKPIACQRQDALNESHLQTTSGRNIETKDELKKKKNLNRSGKRGRPSGTTKSAGYRTSTGRPLGTTKAAGFKTSPGRPLGTTKAAGYKVSPGRPPGKKQQAFRCSSDA; this is translated from the exons ATGATGCACCCTGTTGCCAGCAGTAATACAGCTTTCTGTGGGACCGGCAAGAGTTCTTGCCTTAACGAAGACAATGTGAGATCTGCCGATCAGTTTGACTTGTATGCCACGCAGCAAAGTAAATACAGCCATGCAGTCAGCCACAAACCAATTGCATGCCAGAGACAAGATGCATTGAACGAATCGCACTTGCAGACCACAAGTGGCAGGAATATAGAGACAAAAGACgaactaaagaaaaagaaaaacctcaacCGATCTGGTAAACGTGGAAGGCCATCAGGGACCACAAAATCAGCAGGGTACCGAACCAGCACAGGTCGACCCCTGGGGACCACCAAAGCAGCTGGATTTAAGACAAGTCCAGGCAGACCCTTGGGTACAACTAAAGCAGCAGGATACAAAGTCAGCCCAGGCAGACCTCCAG gaaaaaagcagcaagccTTCAGGTGTTCCAGTGATGCCTAA
- the C14H5orf24 gene encoding UPF0461 protein C5orf24 homolog isoform X1, whose translation MMHPVASSNTAFCGTGKSSCLNEDNVRSADQFDLYATQQSKYSHAVSHKPIACQRQDALNESHLQTTSGRNIETKDELKKKKNLNRSGKRGRPSGTTKSAGYRTSTGRPLGTTKAAGFKTSPGRPLGTTKAAGYKVSPGRPPGSIKALSRLANLSYTCGSAAFPYPMVHNRGVHAAGETSSKIKQPNE comes from the coding sequence ATGATGCACCCTGTTGCCAGCAGTAATACAGCTTTCTGTGGGACCGGCAAGAGTTCTTGCCTTAACGAAGACAATGTGAGATCTGCCGATCAGTTTGACTTGTATGCCACGCAGCAAAGTAAATACAGCCATGCAGTCAGCCACAAACCAATTGCATGCCAGAGACAAGATGCATTGAACGAATCGCACTTGCAGACCACAAGTGGCAGGAATATAGAGACAAAAGACgaactaaagaaaaagaaaaacctcaacCGATCTGGTAAACGTGGAAGGCCATCAGGGACCACAAAATCAGCAGGGTACCGAACCAGCACAGGTCGACCCCTGGGGACCACCAAAGCAGCTGGATTTAAGACAAGTCCAGGCAGACCCTTGGGTACAACTAAAGCAGCAGGATACAAAGTCAGCCCAGGCAGACCTCCAGGTAGCATTAAAGCTCTATCACGGCTTGCAAATCTAAGTTATACTTGTGGCAGTGCAGCTTTTCCCTATCCTATGGTGCATAACAGAGGAGTACATGCTGCTGGTGAAACTAGTAGCAAAATCAAACAGCCTAATGAATGA